In Musa acuminata AAA Group cultivar baxijiao chromosome BXJ3-9, Cavendish_Baxijiao_AAA, whole genome shotgun sequence, a single genomic region encodes these proteins:
- the LOC103998522 gene encoding signal peptide peptidase-like 1, whose translation MESLWKLTCLLEPGSLALIGTAILVTFVSASRALDHGKEMQKNLNFSEASITLDRSQAVMIPHASSCSLLLMFYLFSSVSQLITAFVAVGTASALYFCLIPYVAYVKSRFGVVDPFILRCCSKSSTRSQGMFLLFSIGIVAAWLVTGHWLLSNLLGICICVAFVSHGRQPNIKICSLLLVCLFLYDIFWVFLSERFLGANVMVSVATQKASNPLHNVATSLSLPGLQLITEKLELPVKVVFPRNLFPGLVPGSSSTDYIMLVLGDMAVPGMLLALALCFNHRKSRDMACMSELSSSKQHKYIWYALFGYVVGLITALAAGVLTQSPQPALLYLIPSTLGPLVFHSWARNELSELWHGGSPAPSEKAGMLNCCTLLSGRNVIYELLFMLEKLYKI comes from the exons ATGGAGTCACTGTGGAAGCTAACTTGTTTGCTTGAACCGGGATCCCTCGCTCTCATTGGGACAGCAATCTTAGTAACCTTTGTATCGGCTTCTCGAGCTCTGGATCACGGCAAAGAAATGCAGAAAAACCTGAATTTCTCAGAGGCATCGATAACTTTGGACCGGTCCCAAGCTGTCATGATTCCCCATGCTAGTTCTTGTAGTCTTCTATTGATGTTCTATCTTTTCTCATCTGTGTCCCAACTTATCACTGCCTTTGTGGCTGTCGGCACAGCCTCCGCACTCTACTTCTGCCTTATCCCGTATGTTGCTTACGTCAAATCGCGGTTTGGTGTGGTTGATCCATTCATCTTGCGGTGCTGTTCCAAGTCTTCGACACGAAGCCAGGGAATGTTCCTGCTGTTTTCTATAGGAATTGTGGCAGCTTGGCTTGTCACTGGGCATTGGTTGCTGAGCAATCTACTGGGGATATGCATATGTGTTGCATTTGTTAGCCACGGACGACAACCCAACATTAAGATATGTTCTTTGCTTCTTGTCTGCTTGTTTCTGTATGACATATTCTGGGTCTTCCTCTCGGAGAGGTTCCTCGGAGCAAATGTTATGGTTTCAGTTGCAACACAAAAGGCATCTAACCCACTTCACAATGTGGCAACAAGCTTAAGCCTTCCAGGATTGCAGCTGATTACAGAGAAGTTGGAGCTGCCTGTTAAAGTTGTTTTCCCAAGAAATTTGTTTCCTGGGTTAGTTCCTGGAAGCAGCAGCACAGATTACATAATGCTGGTCCTTGGAGACATG GCTGTTCCAGGTATGCTTCTAGCTTTGGCACTATGTTTCAATCACAGAAAGAGTAGAGACATGGCATGTATGTCAGAATTATCCTCATCAAAGCAGCACAAATACATATGGTATGCGCTATTTGGGTATGTGGTTGGACTGATCACTGCTTTAGCTGCTGGAGTTTTAACTCAATCCCCCCAGCCTGCTCTTCTTTACTTG ATACCATCTACTTTGGGGCCTCTTGTTTTCCATTCTTGGGCAAGAAATGAACTAAGCGAACTGTGGCATGGAGGCAGTCCAGCTCCGAGTGAGAAAGCTGGCATGCTGAACTGCTGCACTCTTCTGAGCGGTAGAAATGTTATATATGAGTTGTTGTTTATGCTTGAGAAGTTATATAAAATCTAG